A genome region from Panicum virgatum strain AP13 chromosome 4K, P.virgatum_v5, whole genome shotgun sequence includes the following:
- the LOC120701968 gene encoding uncharacterized protein LOC120701968, with the protein MKDVQSIWRIAKRSREADEPVDVSSKRAKNYGQKRVDVDLSQMHLIPYNNRTTNRSCAEALHVSKSKLHKLFKEGLIRRHTNSLKPYLKEENKKERLRFCNSMLDPQTLHSQPTFIDMQNIVHIDEKWFNATTTKKNIYLRDAELEPLRTVQNKNSIKKVMFLCAHARRRKNGGHRYFDGKIGIWPFVKQVPAQRNSRNRPRGTLVTESINVNKDISRSFLITKVIPAIRRVWPREDAWKTIWIQQDNARTHVAPNDPVFLEAVAQTGLDIRIMNQLPNSPNMNVLDLGFFASLQTKTYLKNDRTIDDIVQNTLKEYEDYDTELVDKHSVAETNLIGLSDENVVLAWPFFSVLDEIHSLFDDALLWPRPPDTALVLPATAANRPYSAMDTFTMPLDPPPLRACLRMDG; encoded by the exons ATGAAAGATGTCCAATCCATTTGGAGAATAGCAAAGAGAAGCCGTGAAGCAGATGAACCAGTGGATGTCAGTTCAAAAAGGGCAAAGAATTATGGTCAGAAAAGAGTGGATGTAGATTTGTCTCAAATGCACTTGATTCCTTACAACAACAGGACAACAAATAGGTCATGTGCAGAAGCTTTGCATGTATCAAAGTCTAAGCTGCACAAGTTATTCAAAGAAGGACTGATCCGTCGCCACACTAACTCCTTGAAGCCATATTTGAAGGAAGAAAATAAGAAAGAGCGGCTCAGATTTTGTAATTCCATGTTGGATCCCCAAACTCTACATTCTCAACCAACTTTCATTGATATGCAAAACATAGTGCATATTGATGAGAAGTGGTTCAATGCCACTACAACAAAGAAAAATATTTACCTACGGGATGCAGAACTTGAACCACTACGGACAgtccagaacaaaaatagcatTAAGAAGGTCATGTTCTTATGTGCACACGCGAGACGTAGGAAGAATGGAGGTCATCGCTACTTTGATGGCAAGATTGGCATATGGCCATTTGTTAAGCAG GTGCCTGCACAAAGGAATTCTCGCAACAGACCTCGAGGAACATTGGTCACTGAATCTATCAATGTAAATAAAGATATAAGTAGGTCTTTCTTGATAACTAAGGTTATCCCAGCTATTCGCAGAGTTTGGCCGAGAGAGGATGCATGGAAGACCATATGGATTCAACAGGACAATGCCAGAACACATGTTGCCCCAAATGATCCAGTATTTCTGGAAGCAGttgctcagaccggtctagaTATACGCATAATGAATCAGCTCCCAAACTCTCCTAACATGAATGTCCTTGACCTAGGCTTCTTTGCATCTCTACAGACAAAGACATACTTAAAGAATGATAGAACCATTGATGACATTGTCCAAAACACACTAAAGGAGTATGAGGACTATGATACAGAATTGGTGGACAAG CACAGCGTTGCCGAGACCAACCTCATCGGTCTGTCTGATGAAAATGTTGTCCTCGCTTGGCCCTTCTTCAGTGTCTTGGATGAAATCCACTCCCTCTTCGACGATGCGCTTCTGTGGCCGCGACCACCAGATACCGCCCTGGTTCTCCCTGCCACGGCGGCAAATCGGCCCTACTCTGCTATGGACACCTTCACAATGCCACTTGACCCTCCGCCGCTCCGGGCTTGCCTCAGGATGGACGGATAG